The following coding sequences are from one Panicum hallii strain FIL2 chromosome 5, PHallii_v3.1, whole genome shotgun sequence window:
- the LOC112892535 gene encoding tyrosine--tRNA ligase 1, cytoplasmic-like — protein sequence MKLFIHFLLQVDICQMGLDQRKVNMLARDYCEASKRNSRPIILSRHMSSGIKEGQQKMSKSDPSSAIFMEDSESQVNEKIRLAFCPHKVTEGNLCLEYIEYIVLPKSGRFAVLCKETDGSNSLFAITLKSILTPKLCLILSRRTEEPVGLKCRVEVIIPARNLNAVVPEPCVDSASSPMIGCKTCGVL from the exons ATGAAATTGTTTATTCATTTCCTTCTGCAGGTAGACATATGCCAGATGGGTTTGGATCAAAGAAAGGTGAATATGCTTGCTAGAGACTATTGTGAGGCCAGCAAAAGGAATAGCAGGCCAATTATTCTATCACGCC ATATGTCGTCTGGTATTAAAGAAGGTCAGCAAAAAATGTCAAAGAGCGATCCATCCTCGGCTATTTTTATGGAAGACAGTGAG TCTCAGGTGAATGAGAAGATAAGACTGGCTTTCTGCCCTCACAAAGTTACTGAAGGAAATCTATGCTTGGAGTACATCGAGTACATAGTCTTGCCCAAGTCTGGAAGGTTTGCTGTGCTTTGCAAGGAAACTGATGGCAGTAACAG CCTGTTCGCGATCACTTTGAAAAGCATCCTGACGCCCAAGCTCTGCTTGATACTGTCAAG GCGTACAGAAGAACCGGTGGGTCTCAAATGcagagtggaggtgatcatacCAGCAAGGAACCTGAACGCCGTAGTGCCTGAACCATGTGTCGATTCTGCATCATCACCCATGATCGGGTGTAAAACTTGTGGCGTTCTTTAG